One segment of Oscillospiraceae bacterium MB08-C2-2 DNA contains the following:
- a CDS encoding substrate-binding domain-containing protein: MKRLSVIVLALLLLTASLAGCGSSGGAQSSGASPAPSAAPAAPAPAANDFKTDSHINVVSREDGSGTRGAFIELFGIEKKNDKGEKVDYTTQEANITNSTSVMMTTVAGDKYAIGYISLGSLNDTVKALQIDATEATAANIKSGSYKISRPFNVAVSKKASSATADFISFILSDQGQAVVEKSGYISLDNAPAYSIGNPQGKIVVAGSSSVTPVMEKLKEAYAAVAPDVSIEIQQSDSTTGMTSAIDGICDIGMASRELKDSEIEKGLEPTTIAMDGIAVVVNKENPVESMTPEQVASIFTGETLKWAEILG, encoded by the coding sequence ATGAAAAGGCTTTCCGTAATAGTGTTGGCACTGCTCCTGCTCACTGCCAGCCTGGCAGGCTGCGGCAGCTCGGGTGGAGCACAATCCTCCGGTGCATCCCCTGCCCCTTCTGCTGCTCCCGCTGCCCCCGCACCGGCAGCCAATGATTTTAAAACCGATTCTCACATCAACGTCGTTTCCCGCGAGGATGGTTCCGGTACCCGCGGCGCTTTCATCGAGCTTTTTGGAATTGAGAAGAAAAACGATAAAGGCGAAAAGGTAGATTACACCACACAGGAAGCCAACATCACCAACAGCACCTCGGTTATGATGACCACTGTAGCCGGCGATAAATACGCCATTGGTTATATCTCTCTGGGTTCCCTCAACGACACGGTAAAGGCACTGCAAATTGATGCAACCGAAGCCACTGCAGCCAACATCAAAAGCGGCAGCTACAAAATCTCTCGCCCATTTAACGTTGCAGTCTCTAAAAAGGCCAGCTCCGCCACTGCCGATTTCATCTCCTTTATCCTCAGTGACCAAGGCCAGGCCGTTGTTGAAAAGAGCGGTTATATCTCGCTGGATAACGCCCCTGCCTACTCCATCGGAAACCCGCAAGGCAAAATCGTTGTGGCCGGCTCCTCTTCGGTCACCCCGGTTATGGAAAAACTCAAAGAAGCCTATGCAGCAGTCGCCCCCGATGTTTCCATCGAAATCCAGCAAAGTGATTCCACCACCGGTATGACCTCCGCTATCGACGGTATCTGCGATATCGGTATGGCTTCCCGGGAATTGAAGGATAGCGAAATCGAAAAGGGTCTTGAGCCAACCACCATCGCTATGGATGGTATTGCGGTTGTTGTCAACAAAGAAAACCCGGTTGAATCCATGACCCCCGAGCAGGTTGCTTCCATCTTCACCGGCGAAACCCTGAAATGGGCAGAGATTCTTGGCTAA